One Actinospica robiniae DSM 44927 genomic region harbors:
- a CDS encoding ABC transporter ATP-binding protein has protein sequence MPASHLPPDILIEAEGLVKTFTKKNSEPFTAVAGVDFEVRRGEVFGFLGPNGAGKSTTMRMIGCVSPVGGGRLRLFGLDPDTQGPQIRARLGVVPQEDTLDTEMRVRDNLHVYGRYFGLPRAVIQERAERLLEFVQLTDRAGDKVEPLSGGMKRRLTIARALINDPEILILDEPTTGLDPQARHVVWDRLYRLKQQGTTLILTTHYMDEAEQLCDRLVVMDKGRIAAEGSPRDLIERYATRDVLELRFELGERDQATEKLQGLGERIEPLPDRVLVYAEDGEGALSEVRRRGLEPVTALVRRSTLEDVFLHLTGRTLVD, from the coding sequence GGCCTGGTCAAGACGTTCACTAAGAAGAACAGCGAACCCTTCACCGCCGTCGCCGGGGTCGACTTCGAGGTCCGCCGCGGCGAGGTGTTCGGCTTCCTCGGACCCAACGGCGCCGGGAAATCCACCACCATGCGCATGATCGGCTGCGTCTCGCCGGTCGGCGGCGGCCGGCTGCGCCTGTTCGGCCTCGACCCGGACACTCAGGGCCCGCAGATCCGGGCCAGGCTCGGGGTGGTGCCGCAGGAGGACACCCTCGACACGGAGATGCGGGTGCGCGACAACCTGCACGTCTACGGCCGCTACTTCGGCCTGCCGCGGGCGGTCATCCAGGAGCGGGCCGAGCGCCTGCTGGAGTTCGTCCAGCTCACCGACCGGGCCGGGGACAAGGTCGAGCCGCTCTCCGGCGGCATGAAGCGCCGGCTGACCATCGCCAGGGCGCTGATCAACGATCCGGAGATCCTGATTCTGGACGAGCCGACCACCGGACTCGACCCGCAGGCCAGGCACGTGGTGTGGGACCGGCTCTACCGGCTCAAGCAGCAGGGCACCACCCTCATCCTGACCACGCACTACATGGACGAGGCCGAGCAGCTGTGCGACCGGCTGGTGGTGATGGACAAGGGCCGGATCGCGGCCGAGGGCTCGCCGCGGGACCTGATCGAGCGTTACGCCACCCGGGACGTGCTGGAGCTGCGCTTCGAGCTCGGCGAGCGGGATCAGGCGACGGAGAAGCTGCAGGGCCTCGGCGAGCGGATCGAGCCGCTGCCGGACCGGGTCCTGGTCTACGCCGAGGACGGCGAGGGCGCGCTCTCCGAGGTGCGCAGGCGCGGCCTCGAACCGGTGACGGCGCTGGTGCGCCGCTCCACCCTGGAGGACGTCTTCCTGCATCTGACCGGCCGGACGCTGGTGGACTGA
- a CDS encoding ABC transporter permease codes for MTALDQAPVPAAAAVPPAPSGLVLSLRQARYWLTFFRRTWRGTVATAVFGPVMYLTAMGVGIGTLVDQNRNLPGGVSYLSFIAPGVLAATAMQNGIFEAAFPILGSLKWFGNYWAAVNTPQRPQDIMFGTAIQGLIRIAALSAVFFAAMAGFGTMRSGWAWLALPAAVLTGAAFLFPMMAYTVTLDSDQPLNVVFRFVMTPLFLFSGTFFPWQQLPGWMQPVAFATPLWHGVELCRELTLGTVDLGSALLHLGYLCAFLAVGVWLALRNFRRRLYLDR; via the coding sequence ATGACCGCTCTCGACCAGGCCCCCGTCCCGGCAGCCGCCGCCGTACCGCCCGCCCCGAGCGGGCTGGTGCTCAGCCTGCGCCAGGCGCGCTACTGGCTGACCTTCTTCCGCCGCACCTGGCGCGGCACCGTCGCCACCGCCGTGTTCGGGCCGGTGATGTACCTGACCGCGATGGGCGTGGGCATCGGCACGCTGGTGGACCAGAACCGCAACCTGCCCGGCGGGGTGAGCTACCTCTCCTTCATCGCCCCGGGCGTGTTGGCCGCCACGGCCATGCAGAACGGCATCTTCGAGGCCGCCTTCCCGATCCTCGGCAGCCTCAAGTGGTTCGGCAACTACTGGGCCGCGGTCAACACCCCGCAACGCCCGCAGGACATCATGTTCGGCACCGCGATCCAGGGCCTGATCCGGATCGCGGCCCTGTCGGCCGTGTTCTTCGCCGCGATGGCCGGCTTCGGCACGATGCGCTCCGGCTGGGCCTGGCTGGCGCTGCCGGCCGCGGTGCTGACCGGAGCCGCGTTCCTGTTCCCGATGATGGCCTACACGGTCACGCTGGACAGCGACCAGCCGCTGAACGTGGTCTTCCGCTTCGTGATGACGCCGCTGTTCCTGTTCTCCGGCACCTTCTTCCCGTGGCAGCAGCTGCCCGGCTGGATGCAGCCGGTCGCGTTCGCCACCCCGCTGTGGCACGGGGTGGAGCTGTGCCGGGAGCTGACCCTGGGCACCGTCGACCTCGGCTCGGCGCTGCTGCACCTGGGCTACCTCTGCGCCTTCCTCGCCGTGGGCGTGTGGCTGGCCCTGCGCAACTTCCGCCGCCGTCTCTACCTCGACCGCTGA
- a CDS encoding ABC transporter permease: MTSLALQPRVAPRWPGAFGTRRSGHVVERNLTAYRRMWLLLFTGAFEPIFYLLSLGVGLGKLIPDVTGPDGSPIKYVSFVAPALLATAAMNGAMYDSTFGIFHRLKYGKVYDAILATPLTAPDIALGELVWCLLRGGMYAVAFTVVVAFFGVLTSAWAILAVPAALLIGLGFAGLGMALATFMRSWQDFEFVNLMMMPMFLFSTTFFPLGVYPRPLQLFVEATPLYQGIEIVRGLMLGVVEPALALRALYLAVLAALGLWIAARRFGRLLLS; encoded by the coding sequence GTGACCTCGCTCGCCCTGCAACCCCGCGTCGCGCCGCGCTGGCCCGGCGCCTTCGGCACCCGCCGCTCCGGCCACGTGGTGGAGCGCAACCTGACGGCCTATCGGCGGATGTGGCTGCTGCTGTTCACCGGCGCCTTCGAGCCGATCTTCTACCTGCTCTCGCTCGGTGTGGGCCTGGGCAAGCTGATCCCGGACGTCACCGGCCCGGACGGCTCCCCGATCAAGTACGTCTCCTTCGTCGCCCCGGCGCTGCTGGCCACCGCCGCGATGAACGGAGCCATGTACGACTCCACCTTCGGCATCTTCCACCGGCTCAAATACGGCAAGGTCTACGACGCGATCCTGGCCACGCCGCTGACGGCCCCGGACATCGCGCTCGGCGAGCTGGTGTGGTGCCTGCTGCGCGGCGGCATGTACGCGGTCGCGTTCACCGTCGTGGTCGCCTTCTTCGGCGTGCTCACCTCGGCCTGGGCGATCCTGGCCGTCCCGGCCGCGCTGCTGATCGGGCTCGGCTTCGCCGGGCTGGGCATGGCGCTGGCCACGTTCATGCGCTCCTGGCAGGACTTCGAGTTCGTCAACCTCATGATGATGCCGATGTTCCTGTTCTCCACCACGTTCTTCCCGCTCGGGGTCTACCCGCGCCCGCTGCAGCTGTTCGTGGAGGCCACGCCGCTGTATCAGGGCATCGAGATCGTGCGGGGTCTGATGCTCGGGGTGGTCGAGCCCGCGCTGGCGCTGCGGGCGCTCTACCTGGCCGTGCTGGCGGCGCTCGGCCTGTGGATCGCGGCGCGGCGCTTCGGTCGGCTGTTACTCAGCTGA
- a CDS encoding SURF1 family protein, with product MSEAPPRLTPRDLRRPGWLAAHAGIVLLAIAFALLGRWQWDVGHKVAPLTTAQLAAWRTPEPVGSVITASSGLNGTEVGQAVSVTGTYDSARQLLVPGRSLGGRNGYYVLAPLVTGTHQALVVNRGFLPSAGGGEPAVPAAPAGRISVTGWAAEPESTTGEVNANGITQQQQTGAATAANEIQFISPAALVNLWPYQLPDAYVTATDSASLAGGLIPIPAPLPQHGTTWDLLNVCYAFQWWLFIVILGSWYVVYLRRELRPRPLGADEDEDYAGDLDDDADAEETADRAAPATAGSAE from the coding sequence ATGTCCGAAGCCCCGCCCCGGCTCACGCCGCGGGACCTGCGCCGCCCCGGCTGGCTGGCGGCGCACGCGGGCATCGTCCTGCTCGCGATCGCCTTCGCTCTGCTCGGTCGGTGGCAGTGGGACGTCGGGCACAAGGTGGCGCCGCTGACCACGGCCCAGCTGGCCGCCTGGCGCACCCCCGAGCCGGTGGGCTCGGTCATCACCGCCTCCTCGGGCCTGAACGGCACCGAGGTCGGCCAGGCCGTCTCGGTCACCGGCACCTACGACTCGGCCCGGCAACTGCTCGTGCCCGGCCGCAGCCTGGGCGGCCGGAACGGCTATTACGTGCTGGCCCCGCTGGTGACCGGCACGCACCAGGCGCTCGTGGTCAACCGCGGCTTCCTGCCTTCCGCCGGCGGCGGCGAGCCCGCGGTGCCGGCCGCGCCGGCCGGGCGGATCTCGGTGACCGGCTGGGCGGCCGAGCCGGAGTCGACCACCGGCGAGGTCAACGCCAACGGGATCACCCAGCAGCAGCAGACCGGCGCCGCCACGGCCGCGAACGAGATCCAGTTCATCTCGCCCGCCGCGCTGGTCAACCTGTGGCCCTACCAGCTGCCGGACGCCTACGTCACCGCCACCGACTCCGCTTCGCTGGCCGGAGGGCTGATCCCGATCCCGGCGCCGCTGCCGCAGCACGGCACCACCTGGGACCTGCTGAACGTCTGCTACGCGTTCCAGTGGTGGCTGTTCATCGTCATCCTCGGCTCCTGGTACGTCGTCTACCTGCGCCGCGAGCTGCGCCCCCGCCCGCTCGGCGCGGACGAGGACGAGGACTACGCGGGCGACCTGGACGACGACGCGGACGCGGAAGAGACCGCGGACCGCGCCGCGCCGGCCACGGCCGGCTCAGCTGAGTAA
- a CDS encoding DUF3817 domain-containing protein: MTDIAPSAPPRVAFASRPLLIKTYVVLAWITGTAITVLELVALPLKWWAHSPGLGNGLGLVHGMGLYPLYVVVCLVVAFRYRVSIPHMAVMALAGLLPFASPAVAHWTLRHIDKRDAEKAAKAAARARSKAKRPGRPTVPGQAAADSAEPQDVAAGS, translated from the coding sequence ATGACCGACATCGCGCCCAGCGCTCCCCCGCGCGTCGCCTTCGCCTCCCGCCCGCTGCTGATCAAGACCTACGTCGTGCTGGCCTGGATCACCGGCACCGCGATCACCGTCCTCGAACTCGTCGCCCTGCCGCTCAAGTGGTGGGCGCACTCCCCCGGGCTGGGCAACGGGCTCGGCCTGGTGCACGGCATGGGCCTGTACCCGCTCTACGTGGTGGTGTGCCTGGTCGTGGCCTTCCGCTACCGCGTCTCCATCCCGCACATGGCCGTGATGGCGCTGGCCGGCCTGCTGCCGTTCGCCTCGCCGGCGGTGGCGCACTGGACCCTGCGGCACATCGACAAGCGCGACGCGGAGAAGGCGGCCAAGGCGGCGGCCCGGGCCCGGTCCAAGGCCAAGCGGCCCGGGCGCCCGACCGTCCCCGGCCAGGCGGCCGCGGACTCGGCGGAGCCGCAGGACGTCGCGGCCGGGTCCTGA
- the mtnA gene encoding S-methyl-5-thioribose-1-phosphate isomerase translates to MPEDDDLKVRPVRWQDGLVLIDQTRLPGELRHVRIEDVDALIEAIRSLAVRGAPALGVAGAYGVAVALRQGAREGWDGGRVLEAVERIRHARPTAVNLARGTDRAAARLADGVDAVLEEAAAVAREDVAANRRLSELGADWLLARIGHDRPLRLVTHCNAGALATAGWGTALGVVRELHRRGRVELVYVDETRPLLQGARLTAWELEQEGIAHLVQADSAAPSTILYQGVDAAVVGADRVAANGDTANKIGTLGVALACARAGVPFMVAAPTTTVDAATPDGSAIHIELRDPDEVAGFGAARTAPAGSAGFNPAFDVTPGTLVDALATELGVAEVSRGELPGQLWSGSL, encoded by the coding sequence ATGCCAGAGGATGATGACCTGAAGGTGCGCCCGGTGCGCTGGCAGGACGGCCTGGTGCTGATCGACCAGACCAGGCTGCCGGGCGAGCTGCGGCACGTGCGGATCGAGGACGTGGACGCGCTGATCGAGGCGATCCGCAGCCTGGCCGTGCGCGGCGCGCCGGCCCTCGGCGTGGCCGGGGCGTACGGCGTCGCGGTGGCGCTGCGCCAAGGTGCCCGGGAGGGCTGGGACGGCGGCCGGGTGCTCGAGGCGGTGGAGCGGATCCGGCATGCCCGCCCGACCGCGGTGAACCTGGCCCGCGGCACGGACCGGGCGGCGGCCCGGCTGGCCGACGGGGTCGACGCAGTGCTCGAAGAAGCCGCGGCGGTCGCCCGCGAGGACGTGGCGGCCAACCGGCGGCTGTCCGAGCTCGGCGCGGACTGGCTGCTCGCCCGGATCGGCCACGACCGGCCGCTGCGCCTGGTGACGCACTGCAACGCGGGCGCGCTGGCCACCGCGGGCTGGGGCACCGCGCTCGGCGTGGTGCGGGAACTGCACCGGCGCGGAAGGGTCGAGCTGGTCTACGTCGACGAGACGAGGCCGCTGCTCCAGGGCGCCCGGCTCACGGCCTGGGAACTCGAGCAGGAGGGCATCGCGCACCTGGTGCAGGCGGACTCGGCCGCCCCGAGCACCATTCTGTATCAGGGAGTGGATGCAGCCGTGGTCGGTGCGGACCGGGTCGCGGCCAACGGCGACACCGCCAACAAGATCGGCACCCTCGGCGTGGCGCTGGCCTGCGCCCGGGCCGGGGTGCCGTTCATGGTCGCGGCCCCGACCACGACCGTGGACGCGGCCACGCCGGACGGCTCGGCCATCCACATCGAGCTGCGCGACCCGGACGAGGTGGCCGGCTTCGGAGCGGCCCGCACCGCGCCCGCGGGCTCGGCCGGGTTCAACCCGGCGTTCGACGTCACGCCCGGCACGCTCGTCGATGCGCTCGCCACGGAGCTCGGCGTGGCCGAGGTCTCCCGGGGCGAGCTGCCCGGGCAGCTCTGGAGCGGCTCGCTCTGA
- a CDS encoding helix-hairpin-helix domain-containing protein has product MSEQGGTRDEAPLGPEVSRWLAEQGAPAGFARSLRAELGAQADQLLAENPWLVLEFPQVRPESADELARGLLGLAGRDEVAADPRRGRALVGWLLARAARRGDTAVGADTVVQELKGLGVPDPVGAVADAVEQGAALVFADRVAIRAAQEQAEREQDDDEDADFEALDAGDDDDPAAMLAGPYTLLALDQWAFLEQSAAEAAQRLLATATPLDGEAVAVAAVEAVPGGQATIERVRRVVEAVAEQGLTLVTGGSALLPGQVAAAFPGAVLASPSPAGLRTLAEEGFAALDLRALAEQVDRYAEAPVIVLADAQLIPLELGANLLELLPDGAHVALCGDPATLPAAGPGRLLRDLLEIDDPEFGGAVPRVELKARPSGPLTALVDAVRYGGLPPMELLGDGQSTEVKIIPVRDPGETRLRTVQLVTDSIPRALDLRGAQIQVVALRERGPASAEDLNAALKERVNPGPGVCAGLDTGDRVVVREGAGLAGFGLRGGETGIVSAADAQGLTVRFDPPHGVAPDEPDGPDVVEVEDGPGEPLELSFDAAQAGNLRHAWVLTLREAQGGHWPAVVAVIDGGSAAALTRAAVLGAFVPALSHLSVVHGAGRALAEAVEKRPHSPSRTRLAQALNS; this is encoded by the coding sequence ATGTCGGAACAGGGAGGGACGCGGGACGAGGCTCCGCTGGGGCCGGAGGTCTCGCGCTGGCTGGCCGAGCAGGGCGCGCCGGCCGGGTTCGCCCGGTCGCTGCGCGCGGAGCTCGGGGCACAGGCCGACCAGCTGCTGGCGGAGAACCCGTGGCTGGTGCTGGAGTTCCCGCAGGTGCGGCCGGAGTCGGCGGACGAGCTCGCCCGCGGGCTGCTCGGCCTGGCCGGCCGGGACGAGGTGGCGGCCGACCCGCGGCGCGGCCGGGCCCTGGTGGGCTGGCTGCTGGCCCGCGCGGCGCGGCGCGGGGATACGGCGGTGGGCGCCGACACGGTCGTCCAGGAGCTCAAGGGCCTGGGCGTGCCGGACCCGGTCGGCGCGGTGGCGGACGCGGTGGAGCAGGGCGCGGCGCTGGTCTTCGCGGACCGCGTGGCGATCCGAGCGGCGCAGGAGCAGGCCGAGCGCGAGCAGGACGACGACGAGGACGCCGACTTCGAGGCCTTGGACGCCGGCGACGACGACGATCCGGCGGCCATGCTCGCCGGCCCGTACACGTTGCTGGCGCTGGATCAGTGGGCGTTCCTGGAGCAGTCCGCGGCCGAGGCGGCGCAGCGGCTGCTGGCCACGGCCACACCGCTGGACGGCGAGGCGGTCGCGGTGGCCGCGGTCGAGGCGGTGCCGGGCGGCCAGGCGACGATAGAACGGGTCCGGCGGGTGGTCGAGGCGGTGGCCGAACAGGGCCTGACCCTCGTGACCGGCGGCTCGGCTCTGCTGCCGGGCCAGGTGGCCGCGGCCTTCCCCGGCGCGGTGCTGGCCAGCCCGAGCCCGGCCGGGCTGCGCACGCTGGCCGAGGAGGGCTTCGCCGCGCTGGACCTCCGGGCGCTGGCCGAGCAGGTCGACCGGTACGCCGAGGCGCCGGTGATCGTGCTCGCGGACGCTCAGCTGATCCCGCTCGAGCTCGGCGCCAACCTGCTCGAGCTGCTGCCGGACGGCGCGCACGTGGCGCTGTGCGGAGATCCGGCCACGCTGCCGGCGGCCGGCCCCGGCCGGCTGCTGCGGGACCTGCTGGAGATCGACGACCCCGAGTTCGGCGGCGCGGTGCCGCGGGTCGAGCTCAAGGCGCGCCCGAGCGGCCCGCTCACGGCGCTGGTGGACGCGGTCCGCTACGGCGGCCTGCCGCCCATGGAGCTGCTCGGGGACGGCCAGTCCACCGAAGTGAAGATCATCCCGGTGCGCGACCCGGGCGAGACCCGGCTGCGCACGGTGCAGCTGGTGACGGACTCGATCCCGCGCGCGCTCGACCTGCGGGGCGCGCAGATCCAGGTCGTCGCGCTGCGCGAACGCGGCCCGGCGAGCGCGGAGGACCTCAACGCGGCGCTGAAGGAGCGGGTCAACCCGGGTCCGGGCGTGTGCGCCGGACTGGACACCGGAGACCGCGTCGTGGTGCGCGAGGGTGCCGGCCTGGCCGGGTTCGGCCTGCGCGGCGGCGAGACCGGGATCGTCTCGGCGGCCGACGCGCAAGGCCTCACGGTGCGCTTCGACCCGCCGCACGGCGTCGCGCCGGACGAGCCGGACGGCCCGGACGTCGTCGAGGTCGAAGACGGCCCGGGCGAGCCGCTGGAGCTCTCCTTCGACGCCGCGCAGGCCGGAAACCTGCGCCACGCCTGGGTACTGACGCTGCGTGAGGCGCAGGGCGGGCACTGGCCGGCCGTGGTGGCGGTCATCGACGGCGGCTCGGCCGCGGCGCTGACCCGGGCCGCGGTGCTCGGCGCGTTCGTGCCGGCGCTCAGTCATCTCTCCGTCGTACACGGGGCCGGACGCGCGCTGGCCGAGGCGGTCGAGAAGCGGCCGCACTCGCCCAGCCGCACCCGGCTCGCGCAGGCCCTGAACTCCTGA
- a CDS encoding aldo/keto reductase — MEQRHLGHTGLRVTRLGLGTMAWGRDTDEGEAADLLKAYLDAGGNLVDTADVYGDGEAEALLGRVLEGIRDEVVIATKAVSVPHTERRFDASRRHLLSALDASLARLGTDYVDVWQLHAYDELTPMEETLAALDIAVNSGRARYAGVANYSGWQLASAASWQRAVPGRAQIASVQMEYSLLQRGVEREVAPAARALGVGLLPWSPLGRGVLTGKYRTGTPSDSRAASDRFAGFVEPYLTPEARRIVDAVATASDGLGVAPLEVALSWVRDRPGVVAPIVGARTPAQLRGALATEDLLLPREIRSALDDVSAPAVGYPDDGWNRG, encoded by the coding sequence ATGGAGCAACGGCATCTGGGGCACACCGGGCTGCGCGTGACCCGGCTGGGCCTGGGCACGATGGCCTGGGGCCGGGACACGGACGAGGGCGAGGCGGCCGACCTGCTCAAGGCGTACCTGGACGCCGGGGGCAATCTGGTGGACACGGCGGACGTGTACGGCGACGGCGAGGCCGAGGCGCTGCTCGGCCGGGTGCTCGAGGGGATCAGGGACGAGGTCGTGATCGCGACCAAGGCCGTCTCGGTGCCGCACACCGAACGCCGGTTCGACGCTTCGCGCCGGCACCTGCTCTCCGCCCTCGACGCGTCGCTGGCCCGCCTCGGCACGGACTACGTCGACGTCTGGCAGCTGCACGCCTACGACGAGCTGACGCCGATGGAGGAGACGCTGGCCGCCCTGGACATCGCGGTCAACTCCGGCAGGGCGCGGTACGCGGGCGTGGCGAACTACTCCGGCTGGCAGCTGGCCTCCGCGGCCTCCTGGCAGCGCGCGGTGCCGGGGCGGGCGCAGATCGCCTCGGTGCAGATGGAGTACTCGCTGCTGCAGCGCGGCGTCGAGCGCGAGGTGGCCCCGGCCGCGCGCGCCCTCGGCGTCGGCCTGCTGCCCTGGTCGCCGCTCGGCCGGGGCGTGCTGACCGGCAAGTACCGCACCGGGACGCCGTCCGACTCGCGGGCGGCCTCGGACCGGTTCGCCGGTTTCGTCGAGCCCTACCTCACCCCGGAGGCGCGCCGGATCGTGGACGCGGTGGCCACCGCGTCGGACGGGCTCGGCGTGGCGCCGCTCGAGGTGGCGCTCTCCTGGGTGCGCGATCGGCCCGGGGTGGTGGCGCCGATCGTCGGCGCGCGCACCCCGGCACAACTGCGCGGGGCGCTGGCCACCGAGGATCTGTTGCTGCCTCGGGAGATCCGCTCCGCTTTGGACGATGTGTCGGCGCCTGCCGTCGGCTACCCGGATGACGGTTGGAACAGGGGATAG
- a CDS encoding LLM class F420-dependent oxidoreductase yields MKLGVNLGYWGAGNDADNLALAREADRLGYAVCWAAEAYGSDAATVLAWVAAQTERIDVGSAVFQIPARTPAMTAMTAATLDSLSGGRFRLGLGVSGPQVSEGWHGVRFQAPLGRTREYVEIVDLALSRKRLEYQGKHFQLPLPDGPGKKIQLTVHPVRERIPVYLAAVGPKNLELAGEIADGWLAVFYSPAFAQEQLAAIEAGRAKAGKTMTGFDVVPTVPIVVEEDVERAAELVRWYAALYIGGMGSREQNFYNQLACRMGFEREAEQVQELYLAREHRNAAAAVPLEFVDATSLLGSPERIARRMKEFEAAGVTTLSLSPFAATLDERLAALGTAARLVDAEA; encoded by the coding sequence ATGAAGCTGGGCGTGAACCTCGGATACTGGGGCGCCGGCAACGACGCCGACAACCTGGCCCTGGCCCGCGAGGCCGACCGCCTCGGCTACGCGGTCTGCTGGGCCGCCGAGGCCTACGGCTCGGACGCGGCCACCGTTCTGGCCTGGGTGGCCGCGCAGACCGAGCGGATCGACGTCGGCTCGGCCGTCTTCCAGATCCCGGCGCGCACCCCGGCGATGACCGCGATGACCGCCGCCACCCTCGACTCCCTCTCCGGCGGCCGGTTCCGGCTCGGCCTCGGCGTGTCCGGGCCGCAGGTGTCCGAGGGCTGGCACGGCGTGCGCTTCCAGGCCCCGCTCGGCCGCACCCGCGAGTACGTCGAGATCGTCGACCTCGCGCTCTCCCGCAAGCGTCTGGAGTATCAGGGCAAGCACTTCCAGCTGCCGCTGCCGGACGGGCCCGGCAAGAAGATCCAGCTGACGGTGCATCCGGTGCGCGAGCGCATCCCGGTCTACCTCGCCGCGGTCGGCCCGAAGAACCTGGAACTCGCGGGCGAGATCGCCGACGGCTGGCTGGCCGTGTTCTACAGCCCGGCCTTCGCGCAAGAGCAGTTGGCCGCGATCGAGGCCGGGCGCGCCAAGGCCGGGAAGACCATGACAGGGTTCGACGTCGTGCCCACCGTCCCGATCGTGGTGGAGGAGGACGTGGAGCGCGCCGCCGAACTCGTGCGCTGGTACGCCGCGCTCTACATCGGCGGCATGGGCAGCCGGGAGCAGAACTTCTACAACCAGCTCGCCTGCCGGATGGGCTTCGAGCGCGAGGCGGAGCAGGTGCAGGAGCTCTACCTGGCCCGGGAGCACCGCAACGCCGCCGCCGCGGTGCCGCTCGAGTTCGTCGACGCCACCAGCCTGCTCGGCTCCCCGGAGCGGATCGCCCGGCGGATGAAGGAGTTCGAGGCCGCCGGGGTGACCACGCTGAGCCTGAGTCCGTTCGCCGCCACCCTGGACGAGCGCCTGGCCGCCCTGGGCACGGCGGCACGCCTGGTTGACGCCGAGGCGTAA
- a CDS encoding MSMEG_4193 family putative phosphomutase — MTTVLLIRHGRSTANTAGVLAGRTPGIDLDELGRDQAVRLAARLAEVPLDAVVSSPLERTRQTAQPLLAARPETLFELDERFTECDYGSWSGRTLKSLAEEPLWRTVQAHPAAASFPDGESLAAVSARAVAAVRSWNAKLGEHGAYAVVSHGDVIKAIAADALGMHLDLFQRVQIDPCSLTVVRYHGTRPAVLRVNDLGGDVSALIRKAAPEAGAAGDAPVGGGAGVGG, encoded by the coding sequence ATGACCACTGTCCTGCTCATTCGACACGGGCGCTCCACCGCGAACACGGCGGGCGTCCTGGCCGGGCGCACGCCGGGGATCGACCTCGACGAGCTCGGCCGGGACCAGGCCGTGCGCCTCGCCGCCCGCCTGGCCGAGGTCCCGCTCGACGCCGTGGTGAGCAGCCCGCTCGAGCGCACCCGGCAGACCGCGCAGCCGCTGCTGGCCGCCCGCCCCGAGACGCTGTTCGAGCTCGACGAGCGCTTCACCGAGTGCGACTACGGCAGCTGGTCCGGCCGGACCCTGAAGTCCCTGGCCGAGGAGCCGCTGTGGCGCACCGTGCAGGCGCACCCGGCCGCCGCGTCCTTCCCGGACGGCGAGTCGCTGGCGGCGGTCTCGGCCCGGGCCGTGGCCGCGGTGCGCTCCTGGAACGCCAAGCTCGGCGAGCACGGCGCCTACGCCGTCGTCTCGCACGGCGACGTGATCAAGGCGATCGCGGCCGACGCCCTCGGCATGCACCTGGACCTGTTCCAGCGGGTGCAGATCGACCCGTGCTCGCTGACCGTGGTGCGCTACCACGGCACCCGGCCGGCCGTGCTGCGGGTCAACGACCTCGGCGGAGATGTGAGTGCCCTGATCCGCAAGGCGGCCCCGGAGGCCGGCGCGGCCGGGGACGCGCCGGTCGGCGGCGGCGCGGGAGTCGGCGGCTGA
- a CDS encoding DUF3090 family protein, with protein MPRQLFVYDPPERFVAGTVGEPGSRTFYLQARAGSRVTSVAMEKEQVALLATRLGELLDEIVRRTGPVAGIPDSVPAGLSDTAPLEQPILEEFRVGSLALAWDESHARIVIEAGAVTDVEDAAEPLSDDLFAEAPDALRVYITGGQARAFAARAGAVVAAGRPPCPLCGLPLDPEGHVCPRQNGYRRRAA; from the coding sequence GTGCCCCGACAGCTGTTCGTATACGACCCGCCGGAACGCTTCGTGGCCGGCACGGTGGGCGAACCCGGCAGCCGCACGTTCTATCTCCAGGCCCGCGCCGGCTCCCGGGTGACCTCGGTCGCCATGGAGAAGGAGCAGGTGGCGCTGCTGGCCACCCGGCTGGGCGAGCTGCTCGACGAGATCGTGCGGCGCACCGGCCCGGTCGCCGGCATCCCGGACTCGGTCCCGGCCGGCCTGTCCGACACCGCCCCGCTCGAGCAGCCGATCCTGGAGGAGTTCCGGGTCGGCTCGCTGGCCCTGGCCTGGGACGAGTCGCACGCCCGGATCGTGATCGAGGCCGGCGCCGTCACCGACGTGGAGGACGCCGCCGAGCCGCTCTCCGACGATCTGTTCGCCGAGGCCCCGGACGCGCTGCGGGTCTACATCACCGGCGGCCAGGCCCGCGCCTTCGCCGCCCGGGCCGGCGCCGTGGTCGCGGCCGGCCGCCCGCCCTGCCCGCTGTGCGGCCTGCCGCTGGACCCGGAGGGCCACGTCTGTCCGCGCCAGAACGGCTACCGGCGCAGGGCTGCGTGA